Proteins from one Bifidobacterium sp. ESL0732 genomic window:
- a CDS encoding zinc ribbon domain-containing protein — MQQKQYVCEKCGCQHYISDQFQATGGEFAKLFNVQNKKFITVSCTQCGFTELYRAETDAGMNVLDFLMN, encoded by the coding sequence ATGCAGCAGAAACAGTACGTATGCGAAAAATGCGGATGCCAACACTACATTTCCGATCAGTTCCAGGCGACGGGCGGGGAATTCGCCAAGCTCTTCAATGTGCAGAACAAGAAGTTCATCACCGTCAGTTGCACCCAATGCGGCTTCACGGAGCTCTATCGCGCCGAAACCGACGCCGGCATGAACGTTCTCGATTTCCTGATGAACTGA
- a CDS encoding DUF2442 domain-containing protein has product MFVHDGIVYADSPSGELEVLDAHATGDYTMVVTFSNGKTRLCDFSEMFDDVPAFAPLRDEAVFEHFQLEDGVLTWQDGSIDISPSYLYNHSYEYDAHGALVSA; this is encoded by the coding sequence ATGTTCGTACATGATGGAATCGTTTATGCGGATTCTCCGAGTGGTGAATTAGAGGTCCTCGATGCTCATGCGACCGGGGACTATACCATGGTGGTTACGTTTTCGAACGGGAAAACTCGGCTTTGCGATTTTAGCGAAATGTTTGATGATGTTCCCGCGTTTGCCCCGTTGCGTGACGAGGCTGTTTTTGAGCATTTTCAGTTGGAAGACGGTGTACTGACGTGGCAAGATGGATCTATCGATATCTCTCCGTCGTATCTTTATAATCATTCTTACGAATATGACGCTCATGGAGCGTTGGTTTCCGCCTGA
- a CDS encoding DUF488 domain-containing protein: MTIALKRVYEAAEDADGYRVLVDRLWPRGISKVKAKLDLWLKEIGPSAELRKWFGHDPAKFDEFADKYRKELDENAETVGKLVAICHEQPKVTLLYGAKDPHNNQAVVLKDYLGKRLS; encoded by the coding sequence ATGACGATTGCGTTGAAACGGGTGTATGAGGCGGCCGAAGATGCCGACGGCTACCGCGTCTTGGTCGACAGGCTTTGGCCGCGCGGCATTTCAAAGGTGAAGGCGAAACTCGATCTGTGGCTCAAGGAAATCGGGCCGAGCGCCGAGCTGCGCAAGTGGTTCGGCCACGATCCTGCCAAGTTCGACGAGTTCGCCGATAAATACCGCAAAGAGCTAGACGAAAACGCGGAAACGGTCGGCAAGTTGGTCGCGATATGCCACGAACAGCCCAAAGTCACCTTGCTCTATGGCGCCAAAGACCCACACAACAACCAGGCAGTGGTTTTGAAGGATTATCTCGGCAAGCGGCTTTCGTAG
- a CDS encoding SDR family oxidoreductase, with product MADQRRVVILGGHGKVALLAEPKLKAAGFAVDAVIRNPAQSDDVRKAGANPVVFDMEHANVDSFAGLFEDAVAVVFSAGAGGGDAVRTHAVDYQAAVNAIDAAQKAGVRRFVMVSYDTADRDPQTMGWPESFLPYAQAKHDADAHLIDSSLEYTILGPGVLTLEPETDKIVLTNDHTMIDGKPATPEQRATSRGNVAAVIARVLSADVAKRKTIAFYDGDQPIDEVLV from the coding sequence ATGGCTGATCAGCGACGTGTGGTGATTTTGGGCGGGCATGGCAAGGTGGCGTTGCTCGCCGAACCGAAGCTGAAGGCTGCGGGATTCGCGGTCGACGCGGTTATCCGTAACCCTGCGCAGTCCGACGATGTGCGTAAGGCCGGCGCAAATCCGGTGGTCTTCGATATGGAACATGCCAACGTCGACAGCTTTGCTGGCTTGTTTGAAGACGCTGTGGCTGTCGTGTTCTCGGCCGGTGCCGGTGGTGGCGACGCCGTTCGCACCCACGCCGTCGATTATCAGGCCGCGGTCAACGCGATCGACGCGGCGCAAAAAGCGGGCGTGCGTCGCTTTGTGATGGTCTCCTACGATACGGCCGACCGTGACCCGCAGACGATGGGCTGGCCGGAGTCGTTCCTGCCGTACGCGCAGGCCAAGCATGACGCCGACGCGCACCTGATTGATTCCTCGCTCGAATACACGATTCTGGGTCCGGGCGTGCTGACGCTCGAGCCCGAAACCGACAAAATCGTTCTAACTAACGACCACACGATGATCGACGGCAAGCCGGCCACGCCCGAGCAACGTGCGACCTCGCGCGGCAACGTCGCGGCGGTCATCGCCCGCGTGCTCAGCGCCGATGTGGCCAAGCGCAAGACCATCGCCTTCTACGACGGCGACCAGCCGATCGACGAGGTTCTTGTCTGA
- a CDS encoding DUF4160 domain-containing protein, which translates to MPEVSRFFGIIIKMVYQDEGKHHKPHVHVKYGDFKASIGIDGEVLAGSLPERQYKLVAAWLELHESELYLAWNEAISGKPFNKIKPLS; encoded by the coding sequence TCGGAATCATCATCAAGATGGTGTATCAGGATGAAGGCAAACATCATAAGCCGCACGTACATGTGAAGTATGGTGATTTTAAGGCTTCCATCGGCATCGATGGTGAAGTGTTGGCGGGTTCTTTGCCGGAAAGACAATACAAATTGGTGGCCGCGTGGCTTGAATTGCATGAGAGTGAATTGTACCTTGCATGGAATGAAGCTATAAGCGGTAAGCCTTTTAATAAAATAAAGCCTTTGTCATAA
- a CDS encoding Hsp20/alpha crystallin family protein: MAMFPALMHDAFSDLFDDPFFAGWGDSSNRMGNPISSANMMKTDVRETDKAYDVSIDMPGFNKDDIALELHDGYLTVSAKRDESHDEKNDEGKWLRRERYAGTCSRSFYVGDEVKESDVHANYKNGTLSLEIAKVQPAPKVEAKHQIAIEG, encoded by the coding sequence ATGGCTATGTTTCCGGCTTTGATGCATGATGCGTTCTCTGATTTGTTCGACGATCCGTTCTTCGCCGGTTGGGGCGATTCCAGCAACCGCATGGGCAACCCGATTTCCTCGGCCAACATGATGAAGACCGATGTTCGCGAGACCGACAAGGCCTACGACGTCTCCATCGATATGCCCGGCTTCAACAAGGACGACATCGCCCTCGAGCTGCACGACGGCTACTTGACCGTCTCGGCTAAGCGCGACGAGAGCCATGACGAGAAGAACGATGAGGGCAAGTGGCTGCGCCGCGAACGTTACGCCGGCACCTGCTCGCGCAGCTTCTACGTCGGCGATGAGGTCAAGGAATCCGACGTGCACGCCAACTACAAGAACGGCACGCTGAGCCTTGAGATCGCCAAGGTGCAGCCGGCGCCGAAGGTCGAGGCCAAGCACCAGATCGCCATCGAAGGCTGA
- a CDS encoding nuclear transport factor 2 family protein, producing MATVTLSIPRARKRERAISDYFNMWVTRDFDKLDAIFAPDCVYEESNGHIYENRNQIHHWIEDSLEHQAVSMWKIANFTHARGREGQPSITVFWTLAGRVREGESYDYDGVSVIEFNRQNKIKRVREFRAKRRRDYPYKGE from the coding sequence ATGGCGACAGTGACGTTATCGATACCGAGGGCACGTAAGCGCGAGCGTGCCATTTCCGACTACTTCAACATGTGGGTGACCCGCGATTTCGACAAGCTCGACGCGATTTTCGCTCCTGATTGCGTCTATGAGGAATCCAACGGGCATATCTACGAAAACCGCAACCAGATTCATCACTGGATTGAGGATTCGCTGGAGCACCAGGCCGTGTCGATGTGGAAGATAGCCAATTTCACCCATGCCCGCGGTCGTGAAGGGCAGCCGTCAATCACCGTTTTCTGGACGCTCGCAGGGCGGGTACGCGAGGGCGAATCCTACGACTACGACGGGGTTTCGGTCATCGAGTTCAATCGACAGAACAAGATCAAGCGGGTGCGTGAGTTCCGGGCCAAGCGCCGTCGCGATTACCCGTACAAGGGCGAGTAG